The sequence GTAGGCGGTAGGCGGGCTCATTCGCCTGTCGATTCCGGCGTTACCCGCCTGCAGGCGGCGCCACGTCGGTCGGCTCTTCCTCGGCAATCAACCCGCACGCCGATAGTGTCTCTTCGACCGGCGCACCGCCGAACCTGATTCGCTCGAAAGCGGCAACCGCCCGGATCTCTTCCTCGCTGAGGTCGGCCTGGAAGCCGGGCATGCCTCCCTGGACCGGCTTGTCCTGGGCGCCGTAGGTACCGCCGAAGTCGACCGACCAGCCGTTCGAACCCAGCTCGATCCAGGTGATCTGATCTTCACAGGATGGCCAGGTTTCGAGAACCGCCCCTCCCGACATGGCCGGTCCCGTGCCTCCCTGGCCGTTCGAGCCGTGGCACGAACCGCACTGGGCGCCGACACCGTAGACCTCTTCGCCGATGGCAAGGAACGAGGCGGCTTCGGCCCCACCCCCTCCGCGACCTTCGAACGGTGATCCGTCACAGTTGACGAGTGATCCATCGAAGGCGACCTGAAGTCGGCCGCCTTCGCCGCAGGCGACGCCGTTCGAGTTCACGACCAGATAGAGCAACCCGAACAGCGGGATGATCAGGAAGGCCGCCACGATCCAGGAAGAGAAGCCGGAGCTCGCGCCGGCCTTTTGCACGGATTCCGCCGGTCGAACGGCGGCCGCTTCCTTCGGCTCGAAAGCTGTCACGGCCGGCGGCTCGGTCGGGGCAGTCTCGGGTTGGGATTCGACCTCGTCCACGGTTGCGGCGACCTCGACGGGTGGTGCGGCTTCAGTGGTGCTGCTCGCCGCCGGTGGGGGCGCCGCAGGTGTCGACCCTCCGCCGGTCCACGCCGCCAGGATGTCGTCGGGTGTGACACCGGCGGCCGTCGCTCGAGCTTCCGCAGATCTCCGGATCAGAGCCTCGGAAGCTCCGAATTGGCCGGCGAGTGTGGCTAGATGTTCGCTGGTCACTTTGATTCCAGGAGGTAGGCAACAATGGATTCGATGTCCCGGCTCGACAGATAGTCAAACGACGGGTGGCTGCTCTCGGGGAAGGCCGCCGGGTCTGTCAGATAGCCGGTCAGCCGGCTGCCGCTGTCGGTCGGTGCACGTGAGCCGACGTGAGCCAGATCA comes from Acidimicrobiia bacterium and encodes:
- a CDS encoding cytochrome c; the encoded protein is MTSEHLATLAGQFGASEALIRRSAEARATAAGVTPDDILAAWTGGGSTPAAPPPAASSTTEAAPPVEVAATVDEVESQPETAPTEPPAVTAFEPKEAAAVRPAESVQKAGASSGFSSWIVAAFLIIPLFGLLYLVVNSNGVACGEGGRLQVAFDGSLVNCDGSPFEGRGGGGAEAASFLAIGEEVYGVGAQCGSCHGSNGQGGTGPAMSGGAVLETWPSCEDQITWIELGSNGWSVDFGGTYGAQDKPVQGGMPGFQADLSEEEIRAVAAFERIRFGGAPVEETLSACGLIAEEEPTDVAPPAGG